From Anomalospiza imberbis isolate Cuckoo-Finch-1a 21T00152 chromosome 6, ASM3175350v1, whole genome shotgun sequence, one genomic window encodes:
- the BDKRB1 gene encoding B1 bradykinin receptor gives MTETPLLNIPSSNQSENQSNSTVCPDLDDWWDIVYYIGPKYINTVCVIGMLGNVFVLFIYSLHKGPLKIAEIYLMNLAVADLIFLMCLPFWAENINNEFNWPFGSFLCRSISASITLNMYTSIYLLVAVSVDRYLTFVHTLNHREIWSKTMTKGICLLIWFFCILLSIPAFMFRTVKDFPQWNISACSLDFPSPSWEIAESLVGNVVGFLLPSTAIIFLNFSTIRSLQKTAKERRALRAKGCKRHKGTKATRLIFTVVLMFLFCWTPHHFFVFLDILYHTEVIKGCFWGELINFGEQFSYMLAITNSCINPVIYVFVGKYFRQKALEVFSQFIPCVFPLRWVSLKEMSSNFNMIPVKSSLT, from the coding sequence atgacTGAAACTCCCCTACTGAATATTCCCTCCTCAAACCAGAGTGAAAATCAGAGCAACTCAACTGTTTGCCCAGACTTGGATGACTGGTGGGACATCGTGTACTATATAGGACCCAAGTACATCAACACTGTCTGTGTTATTGGTATGCTTGGAAATGTGTTTGTTCTCTTCATTTATTCACTGCACAAGGGCCCCCTGAAGATAGCTGAAATCTACCTTATGAACCTTGCTGTTGCTGACCTTATCTTCCTCATGTGCCTCCCTTTCTGGGCAGAGAACATCAATAATGAGTTTAACTGGCCATTTGGCAGTTTCCTGTGCCGCAGCATCAGCGCCTCCATCACCTTGAACATGTACACCAGCATCTACTTGCTCGTGGCCGTCAGCGTGGATCGCTATTTGACTTTTGTCCATACCTTGAACCACAGAGAGATATGGAGCAAAACTATGACCAAAGGGATCTGCTTGCTCATCTGGTTCTTTTGCATCCTTCTCAGCATCCCAGCTTTCATGTTCCGGACTGTGAAAGACTTTCCCCAGTGGAATATTTCAGCGTGCAGTTTGGACTTCCCCAGCCCATCGTGGGAAATAGCTGAAAGCCTGGTAGGCAATGTGGTGGGCTTTCTGTTGCCGTCCACAGCAATCATCTTCCTCAATTTCTCCACCATTAGGTCCctacagaaaacagcaaaagaaCGAAGAGCACTCAGAGCAAAGGGTTGCAAGAGGCACAAAGGCACAAAGGCAACCAGGCTGATCTTCACTGTGGTACTgatgtttcttttctgctggaCTCCTCACCATTTTTTTGTATTCCTTGATATATTATACCATACAGAAGTGATCAAAGGCTGCTTCTGGGGGGAACTGATCAACTTTGGGGAGCAGTTTTCTTATATGCTGGCTATCACCAACAGCTGCATTAACCCTGTGATTTATGTCTTTGTTGGAAAATACTTCAGGCAAAAGGCTTTAGAAGTTTTTTCACAGTTTATTCCCTGTGTATTTCCTTTGAGATGGGTATCTCTCAAAGAAATGTCTTCAAATTTCAACATGATTCCAGTCAAGAGTAGTTTAACATAA
- the BDKRB2 gene encoding B2 bradykinin receptor, translated as MVSITTENVTQLYNMTTQELTVSPEYFHNNSGVHQIDQYECVSADVWKWLQDFQPGFLWFIFILGSIENSFVLTVLCFHKSSCTVAEIYLANMAFADLMLVCTLPFWAINISNNFHWPFGQFLCKAINIMSYMNLYSSIYFLTLVSIDRYLALVKTMSLGRMRRTVCAKWNCFVIWTCALLMCSPTMMFRNLRYFKEYNITACVLLYPASYWEPTNNCLLNVVGFVIPFCVITYCTVQIIKALRSSELRKMKVVQTEKRATMLIFAVLLLFIICWLPFQISTAIDTIRYFSPTLKCLEDINDILTQIATYCSFSNSCLNPVLYVIVGKNFQKKAVEFYKDLFTKRCRKLQSVQIESSLDTLRTSISSEYPRKKSVLSLPQ; from the coding sequence ATGGTTTCCATCACAACTGAAAATGTTACACAACTGTACAACATGACCACCCAGGAGCTTACAGTCAGTCCAGAATATTTCCACAATAATTCAGGAGTGCATCAGATAGATCAATATGAATGTGTTAGTGCAGATGTATGGAAATGGCTACAGGATTTTCAGCCTGGATTTCTCTGGTTTATATTTATTCTGGGATCAATAGAAAATTCCTTTGTGCTCACCGTCCTGTGTTTCCACAAGAGTAGCTGCACAGTGGCTGAAATTTACTTAGCAAACATGGCATTTGCTGACCTAATGTTGGTCTGTACTTTACCTTTCTGGGCCATTAATATTTCTAATAATTTTCATTGGCCTTTTGGCCAGTTTCTCTGTAAAGCCATCAACATTATGAGTTACATGAACTTATATTCTAGCATTTATTTCCTGACACTAGTGAGCATTGATCGCTACCTGGCCTTGGTGAAAACCATGTCTCTTGGGCGGATGAGACGAACTGTCTGTGCCAAATGGAATTGTTTTGTGATTTGGACATGTGCACTGCTCATGTGTTCACCCACAATGATGTTTCGAAATTTGCGTTATTTTAAAGAGTACAACATCACAGCCTGTGTTCTTCTTTACCCAGCTAGCTACTGGGAGCCCACAAACAACTGCTTGCTCAATGTTGTGGGGTTTGTGATCCCATTCTGTGTAATTACCTATTGCACTGTGCAAATCATCAAAGCCTTACGAAGCAGTGAGCTACGAAAAATGAAGGTAGTCCAGACAGAGAAGAGAGCCACCATGCTGATCtttgctgtgctcctgctgttCATCATTTGCTGGCTTCCATTCCAGATCAGCACAGCCATCGACACAATCCGTTACTTCTCACCCACTCTCAAATGCCTGGAAGACATCAATGACATACTGACCCAGATAGCCACATACTGCTCCTTTAGCAACAGCTGCCTGAACCCAGTTTTGTATGTGATTGTTGGGAAAAACTTCCAGAAGAAGGCTGTGGAATTCTACAAGGACTTGTTCACAAAAAGGTGCAGAAAACTACAGTCTGTGCAGATAGAAAGCTCCCTGGACACTTTAAGAACTTCCATTTCAAGTGAATACCCAAGGAAAAAGTCTGTTTTGTCATTACCCCAATAG